The genomic region CACCAATAATATGGCCTCATACCTTATTCCAAAAAAATCCTCTCCAATCCCGACCTGCTCCTGTTCCCTTTCCTGTCAACCGCCTCGATATAATACCGCACATCACCGAGCCCCTCGGGAAGATTGACTCGATAATAATTGGCCGTTGCGGTGGGTGAGGTACGTGACGGATAAGGACCGCTTGACTTCATGGGAATCCATTCCTCTTTTCCCCCCGAACGCAATACCAGTTCCACTCTCTCTATCCCGCTTATATCATGAATAAAGGTGTGAACTGTGGCTGTCTTCTCTGCATTGCGAAGGCAACCCTGCCCCCAGGTCTTTCCTCCCGGATTCTCAGGTGTTACCCAGGGTGCGAAAATCGTGGGACCGGTCTTATCGACTCCGGTTTTTAATTTACCGATAAGATCGCCGGCGATGGAGAGTGCCGCGTTGGCAGCCTCTGTTACCTGACGATCCCAGATTTCCTGTCCTGTCCAGTACCAGTAGCAGCTTGTCTCTGCTGTCAACATAAGCCGTTCCGCTTTCAGGAAGCGTTTGTCGGTCAACCCCGCGTCCTCAAGACTGTGAATGTGGTTCTGAAGTGCTGTGAGAACTGCCCAGGAGTTTAAATCCGGGCTGTAGGGCTGGTCATACATGCTGAACCATTTCCTGAACTGGGGATCCCCGTTATCTGCACCGCTCCATGATCCGGGTTCCATATGAACCGCTTTCTCAGGATCAGGTGGAAATTTCTCCAGGTAATCATCGATAGTTGTCAGCTCAAACCTCTCATCCCCCTTCAGCCACTCCACCATCCGTCCGGTATTATGATGATAGTAACTGTCGGCACCTCCTCCGTGATTGTCCCCATCGGAGTGGAGAACGAAAAATGGGGGATGAGCCGGATCGAAGGTGCCGTTAGAAACAATACTGTCGTAAACCTGACCGAGCACCTGCTCATATTGTAAAGCACCATACCCTCCCCGGGCATCCTCATTGCCGATATATCTCTCTGCCGGTACCCCTATTATTGTGTAAACCTTTCCATCGGGGTCCTCATATTTTATATACTCCGGTTTCAGAAGTGACGGGCTGATTTTGGATCCTGCCCAGATATTCTGAAGCTGTATCCAGTCATCGACAGCCCCGTTTACCTGCTCTGCCCTGTTCGGAGGAAGCATCCCCTCGTTGATGCCAGCATAAGGGTAGTCTTTACATGCACGATAACGGTGGATGGAGTCGTAGATAACAGCTTTTATTCCCGCTTCTTTCAGCGCGGGAATAATTCTTACATGAAAAGCGGTTTCAGGAGGAAAGAGAATGCCTGATGTATCTGTTCCGAAGGTTTTCTTTATTGTTTCACGGTGAAGGGCGATCTGCTTGACAATGTCCCGATGAGGGATAAGGGGCATCAGAGGATGAAAGTAGCCGAAAGCTGTAAAACCCATTTTCCTGTGGCCAAGAGTTGTTTTATCATTTGAAATTTCGGAGAGGACACGGTTCCATCCCCGGAAACATCCTCCGCAGAGACCATCCCGGTCGCATCTGTTCAGTTGCTCAATCAGAGATCCGCTCCAGCTTGTGGAAAGTCCTCCGTGTGGAAGACCTCCGGCGGAATACTGCTTTACTGCATCCGGGATAAAATGGGTATACGGACCGCATCTGGAGCCGAAAATTGACTCTTTTTCCCCGTCCCAGTATGATGTATCCGCGGCCCTGTAAAAAGGCTGGTGCATGTGCTTGTGAATACCGAAATAGATCTTTACCGCTGAACCTCCTTTGACTTTTACAGAGGTGATTTTTGCGGCTGTCTGCGGTCTATTGACTGTAAATTCTCCGTTCCATTTTATCCAGTCGCCACCTCCTGCACTGCGCCAGTCCTCTTTTCTGCATCCCTCGACCTGGACAGAATATTTCCCGGACAGAAAAAGTCCCTTCGGAATCCTGACACTGAATTTGTGATCGGGTGTGGACTCAATCTTTTCACCATTAAAGAGGATTTCTCTTCCGTTATCCCTGATTATAACCTGAGGAAACGGCACGGGCCCATCGGTGGTAAATCGTATTGTGAATTCTTGCGATTTACCTTCATCCCCGGCTGCAATTTTTTCGGGGATTTCTACGGACAGGATTCGGTTGAAGATGGGCGATGAGTTGGTGTTGGTAGATTGGTTTTTATTAATTGAATACATGATTTCTCCTTTTTAGACCTTGAAGAAAACAAAAACCCCATTGGCCGGATATAGCTAGTATAGTATTAAATTTTTGAAGGGACAAGACCCTGTACAAACCACCTAATATGATGGTCGGCAAAGGGGTAAACGCTTCGCGTTTTTCTTGTGCCCGTGCTCAGTGCCAGTGGTGCAGTTTACACAAAATATTCCGCACTTCTACTTTGCAGGATTATAAAAAGCGGGCGTAGCGATCAGGACATTCTCTCTGATCAGAACTATTAATCTAGAATTATATTCCTATATTATTATGCCTCCGAAAAAGCGTCGAATACATAACTGCTTCAACCATTCCGGGAAAAAGGCCCGGGGACGGTGCAGCAGGTGCGGGAAATGGATCTGTTACGAATGCGCGGTTCTATACAAGGGAAATCTCTACTGCGCACTCTCATGCACACCATCGGTGTTAAACCCACGCCCAACTATAACCCCGCCTGAGGTTGTTCAGAATAAAGCCAATGAAAAAGGGCCTGCGAAAAAGTGGTTAGTGGTATGGGCTGCTTTTACACTGGCCTTTATCGGTGCCGGATTAGGAACCTGGGCCATGAGAGAGGTTTACTTTTTGAAACAGGAAAACTCGACTCTGAGAGAAAACAGGCTCCGCCTGATAGATCATCTGAAAAGAAGCAACAGCGAGATCCTGTCGCTTAAAGAGGAGTTGAGGACACTCTCAGCGATGATTCCCGGAAAACCGGATTCGCTTAAACCGGTTATGTCAAGGAAAAATGATAGTAGTAGGGATTTTACTAATAACAGCGAATATACCGATGAAGGTTTTCCACTTACATTCAATAATGGATCAACCGATCAGAAGCTGGTTTCAATAACCTTTGATGCCGGCTCAACGGCAAATGCTGCGGATGAGATTCTCGATACGTTAAGATCACGGAATGTCAGGACAACCATGTTTCTTACAGGAGAGTTTATCAGAAGATATCCTGAGCTTGTATCGAGAATTGCCGAAGAGGGGCACGAACTAGGTAATCATACCCTGACTCATCCCAGGCTTACCACCTGGGCCAAGGACCGTACCCATTCACTCCTTCCCGGAGTAAATAAAGAGTTTATCTCCAGACAGTTGTCAGAAAACGAAAATCTGCTCTTGAAGAAGACCGGACTTCGCTTTTTACCTCTCTGGCGTGCACCTTATGGTGAGTTTAACCGTACTATCTGCAGATGGGCGCTTCAATCGGGATATCTGCATATTGGATGGCGTCAGGGGAGAACCTGGTCACAGAACCTCGACAGCAATGACTGGATTCCAGATGAAAACACTCCTGGATTTAAAACTCCCGAACAGGTGCTGGAGAAAATATTGACACTCTCTGAAACGAAACCTCATGGAATAAATGGCGGCATCATACTGATGCATCTTGGGACAGAGCGGGTTGACAGGGGTAAGCAGGTTCATCGTGTGCTTGGTGTGCTTATCGACAGGCTCAGGGAGAATGGCTACCGGGTTGTACCTGTTTCAGAGATAGTAAATAATTCAGGTCTGAACCTTGCGCTTCTGACTCCAAAAAGCCATATTCCTGTTTCCTCTCTTGCAAAGAAAGATAAAGAATGAACTTTGAACTTCTGATACTGAGAGTGCCGGCGATACTGATCGCGCTGACGATCCATGAGTTTGCCCACGGATGGATGGCGCTGAGGCTGGGGGATACAACAGCACGCAATGAGGGGCGGCT from Fibrobacter sp. harbors:
- a CDS encoding glycosyl hydrolase family 57, which translates into the protein MYSINKNQSTNTNSSPIFNRILSVEIPEKIAAGDEGKSQEFTIRFTTDGPVPFPQVIIRDNGREILFNGEKIESTPDHKFSVRIPKGLFLSGKYSVQVEGCRKEDWRSAGGGDWIKWNGEFTVNRPQTAAKITSVKVKGGSAVKIYFGIHKHMHQPFYRAADTSYWDGEKESIFGSRCGPYTHFIPDAVKQYSAGGLPHGGLSTSWSGSLIEQLNRCDRDGLCGGCFRGWNRVLSEISNDKTTLGHRKMGFTAFGYFHPLMPLIPHRDIVKQIALHRETIKKTFGTDTSGILFPPETAFHVRIIPALKEAGIKAVIYDSIHRYRACKDYPYAGINEGMLPPNRAEQVNGAVDDWIQLQNIWAGSKISPSLLKPEYIKYEDPDGKVYTIIGVPAERYIGNEDARGGYGALQYEQVLGQVYDSIVSNGTFDPAHPPFFVLHSDGDNHGGGADSYYHHNTGRMVEWLKGDERFELTTIDDYLEKFPPDPEKAVHMEPGSWSGADNGDPQFRKWFSMYDQPYSPDLNSWAVLTALQNHIHSLEDAGLTDKRFLKAERLMLTAETSCYWYWTGQEIWDRQVTEAANAALSIAGDLIGKLKTGVDKTGPTIFAPWVTPENPGGKTWGQGCLRNAEKTATVHTFIHDISGIERVELVLRSGGKEEWIPMKSSGPYPSRTSPTATANYYRVNLPEGLGDVRYYIEAVDRKGNRSRSGLERIFLE
- a CDS encoding polysaccharide deacetylase family protein, with protein sequence MPPKKRRIHNCFNHSGKKARGRCSRCGKWICYECAVLYKGNLYCALSCTPSVLNPRPTITPPEVVQNKANEKGPAKKWLVVWAAFTLAFIGAGLGTWAMREVYFLKQENSTLRENRLRLIDHLKRSNSEILSLKEELRTLSAMIPGKPDSLKPVMSRKNDSSRDFTNNSEYTDEGFPLTFNNGSTDQKLVSITFDAGSTANAADEILDTLRSRNVRTTMFLTGEFIRRYPELVSRIAEEGHELGNHTLTHPRLTTWAKDRTHSLLPGVNKEFISRQLSENENLLLKKTGLRFLPLWRAPYGEFNRTICRWALQSGYLHIGWRQGRTWSQNLDSNDWIPDENTPGFKTPEQVLEKILTLSETKPHGINGGIILMHLGTERVDRGKQVHRVLGVLIDRLRENGYRVVPVSEIVNNSGLNLALLTPKSHIPVSSLAKKDKE